The proteins below are encoded in one region of Asticcacaulis excentricus CB 48:
- a CDS encoding serine hydrolase domain-containing protein: MRRPSARLIALLSTGCLVLGLSLPAMAATPVPPVEAPPVEAAPPQASSAPNPIPRLARAAPRRAAPVAEVTEPSPVNRPVSPEDIESFTDATVSALMQRDHVLGVTVAVVQGATPLLIKGYGYDRLTPRRPVDARTSLFRIGSITKTFTWIAVRQEIEAGRIQLNGPVAAYLPEDIFAKDRRFKPIRMRDLMAHTAGFEDTSLGHLFRLEDERIESTDTYFRRHAPQRLREPGSFATYSNYGAALAARAAARTAEAKDVPTLMEARIFRPLGLASTTLREPYDPALIHPNAAAEGLPAPMPGGLSDRLSQGFIWDGATFRAQPFDHALPMAGALGASTTAADMARYMSLLLGNGSFDGVTLFGPASAQAFRSPLLTMPKGYNGWASGMRIGETAHGLKIYGHTGATLWFNANIILVPERNLGIFIAANTETGDTLTRAYPELLIQHVEGSVTPAPRQPPQTYAADRAYFDSLRGAYVSTRRAYGGLEGAVTRLINTVEVDADAQGRLIVSAPDGSSAYVAAAARGFFIPQEANPLGPQIGSDGLHFLFRPEGGRATAFETSANMARYERVGWAHRPSTLYNLTALMLGSCVLVLMGLSRVGQRDHPTEAQVAATWISYATAAVWILAIALFNTWRQGLSGDPSALFTHWPSGQLQMASWLAVLASLATLFQLGSLYRVYEEAHYHADGWAMWQKAAHTALNIGWLCYAILLMSWGALTPWG, from the coding sequence ATGCGCCGACCGTCTGCCCGCTTGATAGCCCTGCTCAGCACCGGGTGCCTCGTTCTGGGGCTGAGCCTGCCGGCGATGGCGGCCACGCCGGTGCCGCCTGTTGAAGCCCCCCCCGTCGAAGCCGCGCCGCCGCAGGCAAGCTCTGCCCCGAACCCGATACCGCGACTTGCGCGGGCGGCCCCACGTCGTGCGGCGCCTGTAGCCGAAGTGACCGAACCCTCTCCCGTCAATCGTCCGGTCAGCCCGGAAGACATCGAATCATTTACCGACGCTACCGTCTCGGCCCTGATGCAGCGCGACCATGTGCTGGGGGTCACTGTCGCCGTAGTGCAGGGCGCCACGCCGCTGCTTATCAAGGGCTATGGCTATGACCGTCTGACTCCGCGTCGGCCAGTCGATGCCCGCACCAGCCTGTTCCGCATCGGCTCGATCACCAAGACCTTTACCTGGATCGCCGTACGGCAGGAGATTGAGGCCGGGCGTATCCAGCTCAATGGACCCGTCGCCGCCTATCTTCCCGAAGATATCTTTGCCAAGGACCGGCGGTTCAAGCCCATCCGCATGCGCGACCTGATGGCCCATACAGCGGGGTTTGAGGACACCTCTCTGGGCCACCTCTTCCGGCTAGAAGACGAGCGCATTGAATCGACCGACACCTATTTCCGCCGTCATGCGCCGCAGCGCCTGCGCGAACCGGGCAGCTTTGCGACCTATTCCAACTATGGGGCAGCGTTAGCCGCCCGCGCGGCCGCCCGCACAGCTGAGGCGAAGGATGTGCCCACCCTGATGGAGGCGCGGATTTTTCGGCCGCTGGGTCTCGCCTCGACCACCCTGCGCGAACCCTACGATCCGGCGCTGATCCACCCCAATGCCGCCGCCGAAGGCCTGCCTGCGCCTATGCCGGGGGGCCTTTCTGATCGCCTGTCGCAGGGCTTCATCTGGGATGGGGCCACCTTCCGGGCGCAGCCCTTCGACCACGCCCTGCCCATGGCCGGGGCGCTGGGGGCTTCGACTACGGCTGCGGACATGGCGCGTTATATGTCGCTGCTGCTGGGCAATGGCAGCTTCGACGGCGTGACCCTGTTCGGCCCAGCCTCGGCTCAGGCCTTCCGCTCGCCGCTCTTGACCATGCCCAAGGGCTATAATGGCTGGGCGTCCGGCATGCGTATCGGGGAGACGGCGCATGGGTTGAAGATCTATGGTCACACGGGCGCAACCTTGTGGTTCAACGCCAATATAATTTTGGTGCCCGAACGCAATTTGGGTATCTTCATCGCCGCCAACACCGAAACCGGCGACACGCTGACGCGCGCCTATCCCGAACTACTGATCCAGCACGTGGAAGGTAGCGTGACACCGGCCCCGCGTCAGCCGCCTCAGACTTATGCCGCCGATCGCGCCTATTTTGACTCCTTGCGCGGGGCATATGTTTCGACGCGGCGTGCCTATGGCGGGCTGGAAGGGGCGGTGACGCGACTGATAAACACAGTGGAAGTCGATGCCGATGCACAGGGCCGCCTGATCGTCTCCGCGCCCGACGGATCCTCGGCCTACGTCGCGGCGGCCGCGCGTGGCTTCTTCATCCCGCAGGAGGCGAACCCGCTGGGGCCACAGATTGGCAGTGACGGCCTGCATTTCCTGTTTAGACCGGAGGGCGGCCGCGCCACCGCCTTTGAAACCAGCGCCAATATGGCGCGTTATGAGCGCGTCGGCTGGGCACACCGACCTTCGACTTTATATAATCTGACGGCGCTCATGCTGGGTTCGTGTGTTCTCGTGCTGATGGGGCTCAGCCGCGTGGGTCAGCGCGATCACCCAACCGAGGCGCAGGTCGCCGCGACATGGATTTCCTACGCTACTGCGGCCGTGTGGATACTCGCCATCGCCCTGTTCAACACCTGGCGTCAAGGCCTGAGCGGCGATCCCAGCGCCTTGTTCACCCATTGGCCCAGCGGTCAGTTGCAGATGGCGTCGTGGCTGGCGGTTCTGGCCTCTTTGGCCACCCTGTTTCAGCTCGGCAGCCTCTACCGCGTCTATGAAGAGGCCCATTATCACGCCGACGGCTGGGCTATGTGGCAAAAAGCGGCGCATACGGCGCTCAATATCGGCTGGCTGTGCTATGCTATCCTGCTTATGAGTTGGGGAGCACTCACGCCGTGGGGCTAA
- a CDS encoding RusA family crossover junction endodeoxyribonuclease, which translates to MTWTTFGKVRARETDEGIELFIDGLTTQAKYYKPLVYEFFRKEWRGARPAWGDYAVEIRMEHVGDPPWMDLDNLAKALLDAIKGFVFHDDSQVARLLVERFEGEREQIHIRVYALKP; encoded by the coding sequence GTGACATGGACCACCTTCGGCAAGGTGCGGGCGCGCGAAACCGATGAGGGGATCGAACTCTTCATTGACGGGCTGACCACACAGGCCAAATATTACAAGCCGCTGGTCTATGAGTTTTTCCGTAAGGAGTGGCGGGGGGCGCGGCCGGCCTGGGGCGACTACGCGGTGGAAATCCGCATGGAGCACGTTGGTGATCCGCCGTGGATGGACCTTGATAACCTCGCTAAGGCGCTGCTTGATGCCATCAAGGGGTTTGTCTTCCACGACGACAGTCAGGTGGCGCGGCTGCTGGTCGAACGCTTCGAAGGCGAGCGCGAGCAAATCCATATCCGCGTCTATGCACTAAAGCCGTAG
- the adhP gene encoding alcohol dehydrogenase AdhP, which yields MAKTMKAAVVRQFGKPLTIDEVPMPEPGEGLIQVAIQASGVCHTDLHAAEGDWPVKPNPPFIPGHEGVGYVSAVGKGVKHVKEGDRVGVPWLYTACGHCRHCLGGWETLCESQLNTGYSVNGGFAEYVVADPNFVGHLPKNISFTEIAPVLCAGVTVYKGLKVTDTKPGDWVVISGVGGLGHMAVQYAKAMGLNVAAVDIDDAKLDLALRLGATVTVNAKTEADPAAFIKKATDGGAQGVLVTAVSTTAFKQALGMVSRGGTVSLNGLPPGEFPLDIFGMVLNGVTVRGSIVGTRLDLQESLDFASDGKVKATIATEKLENINDIFARMHKGQIEGRIVLDMAD from the coding sequence ATGGCCAAAACCATGAAGGCGGCCGTCGTCCGTCAGTTCGGAAAACCCCTCACCATCGACGAGGTGCCGATGCCGGAACCGGGCGAAGGCTTGATTCAGGTGGCCATTCAGGCGTCTGGCGTCTGTCACACCGACCTTCACGCCGCCGAAGGCGACTGGCCGGTGAAGCCCAATCCCCCCTTCATCCCCGGTCACGAAGGCGTCGGTTACGTTTCGGCGGTGGGCAAGGGCGTGAAGCACGTCAAGGAAGGCGACCGCGTCGGCGTGCCATGGCTGTATACGGCCTGTGGCCATTGCCGTCACTGTCTGGGTGGATGGGAAACCCTATGCGAATCCCAGCTCAACACCGGCTACTCGGTCAATGGCGGCTTTGCCGAATATGTGGTGGCCGATCCGAACTTCGTCGGTCACCTGCCCAAAAACATCAGCTTTACGGAAATAGCACCGGTCCTGTGCGCAGGCGTGACCGTCTATAAGGGGCTGAAGGTCACCGACACCAAGCCCGGCGACTGGGTGGTCATTTCCGGCGTCGGTGGTCTGGGCCACATGGCCGTGCAATATGCCAAGGCCATGGGCCTGAACGTCGCCGCCGTCGATATTGACGACGCCAAGCTCGACCTCGCCCTCCGTCTGGGCGCGACCGTGACGGTCAATGCCAAAACGGAAGCCGACCCGGCGGCCTTTATTAAGAAGGCCACCGATGGCGGCGCTCAAGGCGTTCTCGTTACAGCGGTTTCGACCACCGCCTTCAAGCAGGCGCTCGGCATGGTGTCGCGCGGCGGCACGGTGTCCCTGAACGGTCTGCCACCGGGGGAATTCCCGCTCGACATCTTCGGTATGGTGCTCAATGGCGTGACTGTACGCGGCTCCATCGTCGGCACGCGCCTCGACCTTCAGGAATCGCTAGATTTTGCCAGCGACGGCAAGGTCAAGGCGACCATCGCCACCGAAAAGCTGGAAAACATCAATGACATCTTTGCGCGTATGCACAAGGGACAGATCGAAGGCCGCATCGTGCTCGACATGGCCGACTGA
- a CDS encoding peptidylprolyl isomerase, with protein sequence MKAWGAGVIAVLALLATTAVAQDWTPLDADNTLILETTQGRVIIALSPQMAPQGVARIKQLTRQGFYNGLLFHRVIDHFVAQTGNPDNKDGGRSALPDLPLEAVFRLSDSVPHTVVAQPDGATTGFMGAVPYVAMTDRHIPPASDGSLAVRAWGTHCRGVLGMGRGEATDSANSELYLMRDTVTRLDRDYTVVGRVVSGFDALAALKVGEPSAQPDAMNHVRLLADMPAAERPKLEIMNITGAAFAALVKAKRAEKGADFSVCDITVPVRTVP encoded by the coding sequence ATGAAAGCTTGGGGGGCGGGAGTCATTGCGGTATTGGCGTTGCTGGCGACGACAGCGGTCGCGCAGGACTGGACGCCGCTTGATGCCGACAATACGCTGATCCTGGAGACGACGCAGGGGCGGGTGATCATCGCCCTTAGCCCGCAAATGGCGCCGCAGGGTGTGGCGCGCATCAAACAGTTGACGCGGCAGGGGTTTTATAACGGCCTGCTGTTTCATCGCGTGATCGATCATTTTGTGGCTCAGACCGGCAATCCTGACAACAAGGACGGTGGTCGCAGCGCCCTGCCGGACCTACCGTTGGAGGCAGTGTTCAGGCTGAGCGACTCGGTGCCGCACACAGTGGTGGCGCAACCGGACGGGGCAACGACCGGCTTTATGGGTGCCGTGCCCTATGTGGCGATGACCGACCGGCATATACCGCCCGCCAGCGATGGGAGCCTTGCTGTGCGAGCCTGGGGGACGCACTGCCGTGGCGTGCTGGGCATGGGGCGAGGCGAAGCCACTGACTCGGCCAATAGCGAGCTTTATCTGATGCGTGATACGGTCACGCGACTTGACCGCGACTATACGGTCGTGGGCCGGGTCGTGTCGGGCTTCGATGCTCTGGCGGCCCTGAAGGTGGGCGAACCCTCGGCTCAACCCGACGCGATGAATCATGTGCGGTTGCTGGCCGATATGCCCGCGGCTGAGCGTCCGAAATTGGAGATCATGAACATCACCGGCGCGGCCTTTGCGGCGCTGGTCAAGGCGAAACGGGCTGAAAAAGGTGCAGATTTTTCAGTCTGCGATATTACGGTGCCGGTGAGGACTGTGCCGTGA
- a CDS encoding SspB family protein, giving the protein MTDTPSVIDHMDYATLTQNALRGVIREALIKASHPHGLPGDHHFYVTFLTRAEGVTIPDDLLKRYPRDITIVLQHQYRELKVDGDRISVTLSFGGVPKVLRFPLSAITRFYDPSVQFILEFDVEEPLEANDDEGLIAEPAAATDEGKPADPDTPPPDTGPKVVSLDQFRKK; this is encoded by the coding sequence ATGACCGATACGCCGTCCGTCATTGACCACATGGATTATGCGACCCTGACCCAGAACGCGCTGCGCGGTGTGATCCGCGAAGCCCTGATCAAGGCGTCGCATCCGCACGGCCTGCCCGGAGACCACCATTTCTACGTCACCTTCCTGACGCGCGCCGAAGGCGTGACCATCCCTGACGACCTGCTGAAGCGCTATCCGCGTGACATTACAATTGTGCTGCAACACCAGTATCGCGAACTGAAGGTCGATGGTGACCGCATCAGCGTGACCCTCAGCTTTGGCGGCGTGCCCAAGGTGCTGCGCTTCCCACTGTCGGCCATCACCCGCTTCTATGACCCAAGCGTGCAGTTTATCCTCGAATTCGACGTCGAGGAGCCTCTGGAGGCAAATGACGATGAGGGCCTGATCGCGGAGCCCGCCGCGGCAACCGATGAGGGCAAACCGGCCGATCCCGACACGCCGCCCCCCGATACGGGCCCCAAGGTCGTCTCGCTCGATCAGTTTCGCAAAAAATAG